The window TTGTACACCTTATCAGGCTCtgttacaggaaaaaaataaaaggataggttaaaataaacaatacagtagAGAACACAGATAACACTTCTAATTACAGTATACTATAAACTGCACAATGTAAGTTTctgaaatagaatttaaatattcATGGGGTTGGAAACGTCAACATTTTAGTGATATCACATTGCTTattaattctgatatttttttacattggatttttatttttaaattgtttttctccaTCACTAGTAAACTGATCTTGAATGTCTGCAAGCAAAGAAACAATTGATAACTATCTCTTCGTTTCCGTTCTACTTCAACAATGTCCGGGCATCAACGTCCTTGAATTGTTCTCGTCAATATACTGTCTTTCCTGGTTGAAAAATCATCCTACAGCTTCtctgaaaaacactgaaaaatctgaACCTACAAATGATTGAACGCGTAAAATTCTGCTTCAGATGTGCCATGATTAACGcatctaattatttaaaaaatttcagacaTCCTGGCTTTTTCCAGTCACTGATTTCACCCATGGTTCCTCTGATCctatattctgtttctcctcttaTATGAGTGCAACTGTTACATGTAATATTCTCTGCTTAAGACCTTTCTTTTTGTGGTTGAACAAACTTTAATGTCATACGTAGATCACTTTTACTGCTGGAACTGACACTATTCCTGGGAGGAATGCTCGTCAAAGTTAAGAAGTGCTCTTGAGGAATTTCGTTCTCACTGAAGCAGGAAATTACACATTTAGGCATCACAAGGGGTCACTGATTACACAGTTACCTCATATCTTTTTACCAATAGTCAAAATCTTGTTTTGTGATTCTTCTGTGCGGTAGAGATATAATGACagttaattcaaagcaaaacaaaacaaaaaatagggaatagaaagtgaaaatgttccaaaatatcagAACGGAACCTCAAACACATATCAGCGAAGGCTCTAATGTTTGAGGAGCTTCCCTTTCTTTCCTTCTGTATTCCCACCAATGTTCTTCTCTGGTTGTCAGAGTTGTAAGCATTATACATCTGTGAGAGGGATACTTGTGCATTAACTCAGAAAAGCCCACTTTTTTCTACTAGCGATTCACTAGCGGAACCTGAAGCTAATTAACTAGGGCAAAGGGAATCTAATGTCATATTTATCAGTGGAGTTCAATAAAGTTGTCGGAGCTGTTGCTATCAGTACAATTGAGTCTATGCATTCACTTCAGTATTCATAATGGAAAGGCAATGAGGAAGCActataacattttagaaactgaaatgattttttttagattACGTACAATAAGACCATTACTATAAACGTTAGCAAAACTTTGTGATGTCACGCCAGGCTTGCCTACTAAAcctctgcttttttaaaataacaaatttacaaataatctggaaataactgaaaatgcatGGTTAAGAGTCCTTTTTATTGTTCCAAATAGATTGAAACAGCAGTGCATTACTAagtgaaatgaaataacatttaaggtttgatttcttttttgaagtgcttattttaaacttctagttggtttacatttaatttaaaatctagacaaaaatatggaaaaatcttCCATCAACTGTAGCCATTTTTCATCAGTATTCCGTCATATTCGCATCTTGTCAGAGTCGTTCAGAACGAAGGACTGTATATCACTGAAAACAAGGGGGCAGGACAAATAACCAATCTTTGATTTGTGTGGTTCAATTGTAAAAAGCGACTGGGAAGATTACCACCGTTTTTTGGACATTATAGATTCAACTGAAATATCTACAGGTAGCAGATGATAGGTGTGCTCACTTGTGAATCCCGTGACTGCCACTGCATCTCCTTCAGTCATATTGTCCTCAGCCAAGGCCACAACTTGGAGGGTATACATGCTTCCGGGTATTAGTCCAGTTAGATTAGCAAATGCCGAAGTTGTGGTCACATTCATCACTGTGGATCCAGTAACGTCAACTCTGTAGCTTCCAAGCGTTGCCATTTGGTGGTGTCCAGCTGAGAGAAAGTGAGCTAGTGGAGATATTACTGATCGTCAAATTGTACACCTTATCAGGCTCtgttacaggaaaaaaataaaaggataggttaaaataaacaatacagtagAGAACACAGATAACACTTCTAATTACAGTATACTATAAACTGCACAATGTAAGTTTctg is drawn from Polypterus senegalus isolate Bchr_013 unplaced genomic scaffold, ASM1683550v1 scaffold_3309, whole genome shotgun sequence and contains these coding sequences:
- the LOC120520344 gene encoding receptor-type tyrosine-protein phosphatase eta-like, translating into MATLGSYRVDVTGSTVMNVTTTSAFANLTGLIPGSMYTLQVVALAEDNMTEGDAVAVTGFTKPDKVYNLTISNISTSSLSLSWTPPNGNAGSYRVDVTGSTVMNVTTSSHLLI